One region of Drosophila sechellia strain sech25 chromosome 4, ASM438219v1, whole genome shotgun sequence genomic DNA includes:
- the LOC6619463 gene encoding zinc finger protein 2 isoform X2, with protein sequence MSSSDVETFNGKIVYNLDGSAHIIATDNTNGGGSGSGQNCYGSASNSLKNLSKAKDRRQEEIDIEHPSQYHLEQSENKRQEEAVDTRPGFESLGGACHKSSPKIHSFRVVSAQDANSTCQDQIRAFKIQKPILMCFICKLSFGNVKSFSLHANTEHRLNLEELDQQLLNREYSSAIIQRNMDEKPQISFLQPLGNNDASADSNDTEKLQTATEGSDATLPSSPHPVIRNDSELETENEQETEQNRLLNQDREQESESDQHTSSSKMAAPSAYIPLSSPKVAGKLTVKFGSLNSATAKTNNLSKVSSTSSPPSTYASGEVLSPSTDNISNHKSTHCNQETEPPSSSSSEVEMKIGSMSTSPQTNDSDVPCSGFLQMQHMTTGGAYTPQVSSFHASLAALAANESNDNRVKLITEFLQQQLQQHQSSLFPSPCPDHPDLNGVDCKTCELLDIQQRSKSPSSSHHQFSQSLPQLQIQSQPQQTPHRSPCSNSVTLAVSPSASSVASAGNASTATSSFTIGACSEHINGRPQGVDCARCEMLLNSARLNSGVQMSTRNSCKTLKCPQCNWHYKYQETLEIHMREKHPDGESACGYCLAGQQHPRLARGESYSCGYKPYRCEICNYSTTTKGNLSIHMQSDKHLNNMQELNSSQNMVAAAAAAAVTGKLLLSSSSPQVTAAGSSNSGSGAGSGSSNIVGGTTSLSGSATPSATGANSSNANAGSNTNNAGTKPKPSFRCDICSYDTSVARNLRIHMTSEKHTHNMAVLQNNIKHIQAFNFLQQQQQSGTGNIAGHSSGSFMPEVALADLAYNQALMIQLLHQQQQHQQSANTKLSPSSSPVSTPDQFSFSPKPIKLNHGTGAAMGIGMAMGMGMSHSNEVSGELSGDPHPLTKTDKWPTAFYSCLICDCFSTNNLDDLNQHLLLDRSRQSSSASSDIMVIHNNNYICRLCNYKTNLKANFQLHSKTDKHLQKLNFINHIREGGPRNEYKMQYQQQLAANVVQLKCNCCDFHTNSIQKLGLHTQQMRHDTMRMIFQHLLYIVQQSEMHNKSSGSAEDDPQCACPDEDQQVQLQSSKKLLLCQLCNFTAQNIHEMVQHVKGIRHLQVEQFICLQRRSENQEIPALNEVFKVTEWVMENEDVSFASGLNLARTATNDATDASYAAASSAAAPALPDVSMFSPTSPSSCATSCDKNLSQIVSPNVNKLGSGVPTTVFKCNLCEYFVQSKSEIASHIETEHSCAESDEFITIPTNTAALQAFQTAVAAAALAAVHQRCAVINPPIQETVDEDKDLDTNVSDAPLGIKQERVEQEVDRTTSMEDIKDLASQATESGAPESPKVAETEVGVQCPLCLENHFREKQYLEDHLTSVHSVTRDGLSRLLLLVDQKALKKESTDIACPTDKAPYANTNAPERAPSPIENTCNVSLIKSTSANPSQSVSLQGLSCQQCEASFKHEEQLLKHAQQNQHFPLQNGEYLCLAASHVSRPCFMSFRTIPAMISHFQDMHISLIISERHVYKYRCKQCSLAFKTQEKLTTHMLYHSMRDATKCSFCQRNFRSTQALQKHMEQAHAEDGTPSTRTNSPQTPMLSTEETNKHLLAESHAGEREVSGSDVSPIELEAHLNKETRHLSPTPMSLDSQSHQQYLATFAALLKQQQCNSDAVGLHPETLSMSAGEMPPQLQGLQNLQHIQQHFGAVAAASGLPINPVDMLNIMQFHHLMSLNFMNLAPPLVFGANAAGNAVSGSSAQNNSITTATATSASGLDDTHLTTGVSSLPVDSGKATAVPPQTQLNANANSQLASNQKRARTRITDDQLKILRAHFDINNSPSEESIMEMSQKANLPMKVVKHWFRNTLFKERQRNKDSPYNFNNPPSTTLNLEEYERTGQAKVTPLNDTCSVAVTGPMTSSTISLPPSGSTNLSSKENATSKVLAAGKANASGPVTFTATVPVSTPLSRPESTNSSGNISDYIGNNILFGQLGSKDQILPYSLDGQIKSEPQDDGATDFAYQTKQHSNFSFLKQQQDLVDPPEQCLTNQNADTVQDQSLLAGSALASNCQSQQQINIFETKSESGSSDVLSRPPSPNSGAAGNMYGSMNDLINQQLENMGSNMGPPKKMQIVGKTFEKNVAPMVTSGSVSTQFESNSSNSSSSSSSTSGGKRANRTRFTDYQIKVLQEFFENNSYPKDSDLEYLSKLLLLSPRVIVVWFQNARQKQRKIYENQPNNTLFENEETKKQNINYACKKCNLVFQRYYELIRHQKNHCFKEENNKKSAKAQIAAAQIAQNLSSEDSNSSMDIHHVGICPPGSAVVSQTLSTPGSAAPLSGQYTQHSFGALPSPQHFFAKSSSLTDFSPSTTPTPPQRERSNSLDHPQRPPKFDCDKCELKFNQSEKLREHQLLHLMNPGNIFSDASQNSNPEANFGPFGSILQSLQQAAAQQQQLQHQPPPTKKRKYSDCSSNADEMQSLSELEASQKKHEFLYKYFMQNETSQEVKQQFLMQQQQKKLEQGNDCDFELDFLTNFYQQSELKKVSNYDFLLQYYRTHEEAKSSQQHLFSSSKKPTIEFLLQYYQLNESKKFFQLVASPQIIPDVPGYKPSSRMPKSTSDEAPYIGETSLEQATELQREKQDEQLRIDRPSEENELSMNKNKVENINNNNIGIHVGQSNLTATNGIPSDETKDECTQESSLIAMDNENKYLCARSKQKDDKEKSHYLHNLEDFLDATMIENNSQTLTFNDDEKACQKDELTQNSNAIEKRSSVSPVNVSSKQNKRLRTTILPEQLNFLYECYQSESNPSRKMLEEISKKVNLKKRVVQVWFQNSRAKDKKSRNQRHYAHISDDNSYDGSSGKEAYSDLRSNGITVDTDLETNLQDCQLCQVTQVNIRKHAFSVEHISKMKKLLEQTTELYAQSNGSGSEDNDSDREKRFYNLSKAFLFQHVVTNATSHSIHTARQDSDAIAEGNCMLNYDTNGGDSKSHVQHNLPNEVVSEDTRKIAGNQELMQQLFNRNHITGKSFGKIQKSSI encoded by the exons ATGTCCAGTTCTGATGTGGAAACTTTTAATGGGAAAATAGTTTACAATCTTGATGGCAGCGCACACATCATCGCCACAGATAATACCAATGGAGGTGGATCAGGGTCTGGCCAAAATTGTTATGGTTCAGCATCGAATTCACTAAAGAACCTGTCAAAGGCTAAAGATCGAAGGCAGGAAGAGATAGATATAGAACACCCGTCCCAGTATCATCTAGAGCAAAGCGAGAACAAGAGGCAGGAGGAAGCTGTGGATACTCGTCCTGGTTTCGAATCCTTAGGAGGCGCTTGCCACAAATCAAGTCCAAAAATCCATTCCTTTCGTGTGGTGTCCGCACAAGATGCTAACTCAACTTGTCAGGATCAAATCAGAGCATTTAAAATCCAGAAACCAATTTTAATGTGTTTTATATGCAAGTTGTCTTTCGGCAACGTTAAGTCCTTTAGCTTGCATGCAAACACTGAACACCGACTCAATTTGGAAGAGCTGGACCAGCAGCTACTTAATCGCGAGTACTCCAGTGCCATTATACAAAGAAATATGGATGAAAAGCCACAGATATCCTTTCTACAGCCCTTGGGTAATAATGACGCCTCTGCTGATAGCAATGATACCGAGAAGCTTCAAACAGCAACTGAGGGCAGTGACGCCACTCTGCCTTCGTCTCCGCACCCAGTTATCAGGAATGACTCTGAACTTGAAACCGAAAATGAGCAAGAGACTGAGCAGAATCGGCTCCTGAACCAGGACCGGGAGCAAGAGTCTGAATCAGATCAGCACACTAGTAGTAGTAAAATGGCGGCACCTAGTGCATATATCCCATTATCATCGCCCAAAGTAGCGGGAAAATTAACTGTGAAATTTGGTTCCTTAAACTCAGCAACAGCAAAGACTAATAACCTATCAAAAGTTTCCTCAACCAGTTCACCACCATCGACATACGCATCCGGGGAAGTCTTATCACCCAGTACTGATAATATAAGTAACCATAAGTCAACACATTGCAACCAAGAAACAGAGCCACCCTCGTCGTCTTCGTCAGAGGTGGAAATGAAGATTGGCTCTATGTCCACATCACCTCAAACAAATGATTCGGATGTTCCATGCTCAGGTTTTTTGCAAATGCAGCACATGACAACAGGTGGTGCATATACTCCTCAAGTCAGTTCCTTCCATGCATCTTTAGCTGCGCTGGCCGCCAACGAATCAAATGACAACCGGGTTAAGCTGATCACAGAGTTCCTtcaacagcagctgcagcaacatcAGAGTTCCTTATTTCCAAGCCCATGTCCCGATCACCCCGACCTCAATGGTGTGGACTGCAAAACCTGCGAACTCCTTGACATCCAGCAGCGGTCAAAGTCACCGTCTTCTTCACATCACCAGTTTTCTCAATCTCTTCCCCAGCTGCAAATTCAGTCGCAGCCCCAGCAAACCCCACATCGCTCACCTTGCAGCAACAGTGTTACCCTGGCCGTATCACCAAGCGCCTCCTCGGTGGCCAGCGCTGGAAATGCGTCGACCGCCACATCCAGCTTTACAATCGGCGCCTGTTCCGAGCACATCAATGGTCGTCCCCAAGGAGTAGACTGTGCGCG CTGTGAAATGCTTCTAAACTCGGCTCGATTAAATAGCGGCGTGCAAATGTCCACTCGCAATTCCTGCAAGACTCTTAAATGCCCCCAATGCAATTGGCACTATAAATATCAGGAAACTTTGGAGATCCACATGAGGGAGAAACATCCAGATGGGGAGAGTGCCTGTGGTTATTGCCTTGCAG GACAACAGCATCCTCGGCTGGCACGGGGGGAATCCTACTCTTGCGGTTATAAACCGTATCGCTGTGAAATCTGTAACTACTCCACGACCACCAAGGGTAATCTTTCCATTCATATGCAATCGGACAAACATCTGAACAATATGCAGGAGCTAAACAGCTCTCAAAATATGGTTgcagctgcggctgctgcagcgGTGACTGGCAAACTGCTGCTGTCCAGTTCCTCGCCCCAAGTAACCGCTGCAGGTTCATCCAACAGCGGGTCTGGCGCAGGCAGTGGCTCATCCAACATTGTCGGCGGCACCACATCCCTGAGCGGAAGCGCAACGCCTTCCGCAACTGGAGCAAATAGTTCCAATGCCAATGCCGGAAGCAATACAAACAACGCCGGTACCAAGCCAAAGCCTTCATTTCGATGCGACATCTGCAGCTATGATACTTCCGTGGCCCGCAACCTGCGCATCCACATGACCAGCGAGAAGCACACCCACAACATGGCAGTGCTTCAGAATAATATCAAGCACATCCAGGCATTTAATTTCttacagcaacagcaacagagcGGCACTGGGAATATTGCTGGCCACAGCTCCGGAAGCTTTATGCCCGAGGTGGCTCTGGCTGATCTCGCGTACAACCAGGCCCTTATGATCCAGCTTCttcaccaacagcaacaacatcagcagtcAGCTAATACCAAACTATCGCCGTCGTCTTCGCCCGTGAGCACTCCTGATCAGTTTTCCTTTTCTCCCAAGCCAATAAAGCTCAATCATGGAACAGGAGCTGCCATGGGGATAGGAATggcaatgggaatgggaatgagCCACTCAAACGAAGTGTCCGGCGAATTATCAGGGGATCCTCACCCGCTAACAAAAACGGATAAATGGCCCACGGCTTTCTACAGCTGCCTAATCTGCGATTGCTTCAGTACGAACAACCTGGACGATCTGAACCAGCATTTGCTGCTAGATCGATCCCGACAATCCTCCAGCGCATCCTCCGATATAATGGTTATTCACAATAACAACTATATATGCCGGCTGTGCAACTACAAGACGAATCTCAAGGCAAATTTCCAACTACACAGCAAGACGGACAAGCACTTGCAGAAGCTCAACTTTATCAACCACATCAGAGAGGGCGGTCCCCGGAACGAGTATAAAATGCAGTATCAGCAGCAGCTTGCCGCAAATGTAGTGCAACTTAAGTGCAACTGCTGCGACTTCCACACAAATTCTATCCAGAAGCTGGGTCTGCACACACAACAGATGCGTCACGACACAATGCGAATGATATTTCAGCATTTACTGTACATTGTTCAGCAAAGTGAAATGCACAATAAGTCGTCGGGTTCTGCTGAAGATGATCCTCAATGCGCCTGCCCGGATGAAGATCAGCAAGTGCAGTTGCAGTCGTCCAAAAAACTGCTCCTTTGTCAGCTGTGCAACTTCACCGCTCAGAACATCCATGAAATGGTACAGCATGTGAAAGGAATAAGACACTTGCAAGTCGAGCAATTTATCTGTTTGCAGCGTCGCAGTGAGAACCAAGAAATACCCGCACTGAACGAAGTATTCAAAGTGACGGAATGGGTCATGGAAAACGAAG ATGTTTCTTTCGCATCTGGCCTAAATTTGGCTAGAACCGCAACCAATGATGCAACGGATGCCAGCTATGCTGCGGCATCATCTGCGGCAGCTCCTGCCCTTCCGGATGTCAGTATGTTTTCACCAACATCTCCCTCAAGTTGCGCAACATCTTGCGATAAGAATTTGAGTCAAATTGTATCGCCAAACGTAAATAAACTTGGTTCAGGCGTCCCTACAACAGTATTCAAGTGTAATCTCTGCGAATACTTCGTCCAATCTAAAAGCGAAATTGCGTCTCATATTGAGACTGAGCACTCATGTGCTGAGAGTGATGAATTTATAACTATACCAACCAACACGGCTGCCCTGCAGGCTTTCCAAACAGCtgtggctgcagctgctctAGCTGCCGTGCATCAAAGATGCGCTGTTATAAATCCACCGATACAGGAGACCGTCGATGAAGACAAGGACTTAGATACGAATGTCAGTGACGCTCCTCTGGGCATAAAACAAGAGCGCGTCGAACAGGAAGTTGATCGTACGACATCAATGGAGGATATTAAAGACTTGGCCTCCCAAGCGACAGAATCTGGAGCTCCAGAGTCGCCAAAAGTTGCAGAAACTGAAGTTGGGGTACAGTGTCCGCTTTGCCTCGAGAACCATTTCCGGGAAAAACAGTACTTGGAGGACCATTTaacaagcgttcatagcgttACAAGAGATGGCCTCTCCCGGCTCTTACTTCTGGTGGATCAGAAAGCTTTGAAAAAAGAGAGCACAGATATAGCATGCCCTACAGACAAAGCTCCATACGCAAATACGAATGCGCCCGAGAGAGCACCATCCCCTATTGAAAACACCTGCAACGTTAGCCTTATCAAATCAACCTCAGCTAACCCAAGCCAGTCAGTGAGCTTGCAAGGACTATCTTGCCAGCAATGTGAGGCAAGCTTCAAGCACGAGGAACAGCTACTTAAGCATGCCCAACAGAATCAGCACTTTCCTTTGCAAAACGGGGAGTATTTGTGTCTTGCAGCCAGCCACGTTAGCCGTCCTTGCTTCATGAGTTTTAGAACCATTCCAGCTATGATCAGCCACTTTCAAGACATGCACATCAGTCTGATTATCTCGGAGCGCCATGTCTACAAGTATCGTTGCAAACAGTGCTCCTTAGCATTTAAAACACAGGAAAAACTTACCACGCATATGCTCTACCATTCGATGCGGGATGCTACAAAGTGCTCCTTTTGCCAACGTAACTTTCGCAGTACACAGGCGCTTCAGAAACACATGGAGCAAGCACACGCTGAGGATGGAACCCCATCAACAAGGACAAACAGTCCGCAGACGCCGATGTTAAGTACTGAGGAGACTAACAAGCATCTTTTAGCGGAGTCCCATGCAGGAGAAAGAG AAGTTTCAGGGAGTGATGTCTCGCCAATTGAACTGGAGGCGCACCTAAACAAAGAAACTAGACATTTGTCACCTACTCCAATGTCTCTCGATTCCCAATCACATCAACAATACCTCGCGACTTTTGCTGCTTTGCTCAAACAACAGCAGTGTAACTCAGATGCTGTAGGCCTTCATCCCGAAACGCTGTCTATGTCCGCTGGAGAGATGCCCCCTCAATTGCAG GGTCTACAAAATCTTCAGCATATACAACAGCATTTCGGAGCAGTTGCTGCCGCATCGGGTCTTCCAATTAACCCGGTCGATATGCTTAATATAATGCAATTTCACCACTTGATGTCCCTCAACTTCATGAACTTAGCACCGCCCCTAGTATTCGGCGCCAATGCTGCAGGCAATGCAGTATCTGGGTCATCAGCGCAAAATAACAGCATTACAACCGCCACCGCAACATCTGCTTCAGGACTGGATGATACACATCTTACCACTGGTGTCAGCTCTTTACCGGTAGATTCGGGGAAAGCTACCGCAGTTCCACCTCAAACTCAGCTCAATGCGAACGCAAACTCTCAG CTGGCCAGCAACCAAAAACGAGCTCGAACGCGTATTACAGATGATCAGCTTAAAATATTGCGGGCCCATTTCGATATAAATAATTCGCCAAGCGAAGAGAGCATTATGGAGATGTCTCAGAAAGCAAATCTACCAATGAAG GTGGTTAAACATTGGTTCCGGAACACGCTATTTAAGGAAAGACAACGTAATAAGGACTCTccttataattttaataatccaCCATCGACTACTCTGAATTTAGAAGAGTATGAACGTACAGGACAGGCCAAAGTTACCCCTTTAAATGATACTTGTAGCGTCGCAGTAACAGGACCAATGACATCATCAACTATTTCATTACCACCATCTGGTAGTACCAATTTAAGCTCTAAAGAAAACGCAACTTCAAAAGTACTAGCGGCGGGAAAAGCTAACGCATCAGGGCCTGTTACATTTACTGCAACTGTTCCAGTTTCAACACCGTTATCTCGTCCAGAATCGACGAACTCAAGCGGAAATATATCCGACTATATTGGCAATAATATACTTTTTGGACAGCTCGGGAGCAAGGACCAGATCTTGCCGTACTCTTTAGACGGGCAAATAAAGTCAGAGCCGCAGGATGATGGGGCAACTGATTTTGCATACCAAACAAAGCAGCATTCAAATTTTAGCTTTTTAAAACAGCAACAGGATCTAGTGGATCCCCCAGAACAGTGCTTGACAAATCAAAACGCGGATACGGTACAGGACCAATCCTTGCTAGCGGGTTCGGCTCTTGCATCCAATTGTCAGAGTCAacagcaaataaatatatttgaaacTAAATCAGAAAGTGGgagttccgatgtactatcacGCCCTCCGTCTCCGAATAGTGGAGCTGCCGGAAATATGTATGGCAGCATGAATGATTTAATAAACCAGCAATTGGAGAATATGGGTAGTAACATGGGAccaccaaaaaaaatgcagattGTTGGAAAAACGTTTGAAAAGAACGTAGCTCCAATGGTGACCTCAGGCAGTGTTAGTACTCAGTTCGAAAGCAACTCTTCAAACTCTTCGAGCTCCTCATCGTCGACATCAGGTGGCAAGCGAGCTAATCGGACTCGTTTTACAGACTACCAAATAAAGGTTTTGCAGGAGTTCTTCGAGAACAACTCATATCCAAAGGACAGCGATCTCGAGTATTTAAGCAAGCTTTTGTTACTGTCTCCCCGGGTTATAGTAGTTTGGTTTCAAAACGCCAGACAAAAGCAACGTAAGATTTATGAAAACCAGCCGAACAATACCCTGTTTGAAAATGAGGAGACGAAAAAGCAAAACATTAACTATGCGTGCAAAAAGTGTAACTTGGTATTTCAAAGGTACTACGAGCTTATACGGCATCAGAAAAATCACTGCTTCAAAGAggagaataataaaaagtcTGCCAAGGCACAAATCGCTGCAGCTCAAATCGCGCAGAATTTGAGCTCGGAGGATTCTAATTCTTCCATGGATATACACCATGTCGGAATTTGTCCACCAGGCTCAGCAGTTGTTTCGCAAACCCTGTCAACGCCGGGCTCGGCAGCTCCCCTTTCGGGACAGTACACCCAGCATTCATTTGGCGCACTGCCCTCGCCACAGCATTTCTTTGCAAAGTCTTCTTCGCTTACTGACTTCAGTCCATCCACGACCCCCACGCCGCCGCAACGAGAACGCAGCAACAGTTTAGATCATCCTCAACGACCTCCCAAGTTTGATTGCGACAAATGCGAGCTGAAATTTAACCAATCGGAAAAATTGCGAGAGCATCAACTATTACACCTGATGAATCCAGGAAACATTTTTTCAGACGCAAGTCAGAACTCTAACCCTGAAGCCAATTTCGGTCCCTTTGGCAGCATTTTGCAAAGTCTACAACAAGCGGCGgctcaacagcagcagctacaGCATCAACCGCCGCCAACAAAAAAACGGAAATACTCGGACTGCTCTTCCAATGCAGATGAAATGCAGTCCCTGTCGGAGCTTGAGGCTTCACAAAAAAAGCACGAGTTCCTGTACAAGTATTTTATGCAGAATGAAACGAGCCAAGAGGTAAAACAGCAGTTCCtcatgcaacaacaacaaaagaaattaGAACAAGGAAACGACTGCGATTTTGAACTTGATTTCCTAACTAACTTCTATCAGCAGAGCGAATTAAAAAAAGTCAGTAACTATGACTTTTTACTACAGTACTATCGCACACATGAAGAGGCAAAATCCAGCCAACAGCATCTATTTAGCTCCAGTAAAAAGCCTACCATCGAGTTTCTACTTCAGTACTACCAACTTAATGAGTCGAAAAAGTTTTTTCAGTTAGTTGCCTCGCCCCAAATAATTCCTGATGTCCCAGGCTACAAGCCATCCTCGCGAATGCCAAAATCCACTTCGGATGAAGCCCCTTATATTGGAGAAACATCATTGGAGCAGGCAACAGAACTACAAAGAGAGAAACAAGATGAACAACTACGCATAGACAGGCCAAGCGAAGAAAACGAGTTATCTatgaacaaaaacaaagtggaaaatattaataacaacaatatTGGCATTCATGTGGGCCAAAGCAATTTAACCGCGACGAACGGCATCCCTTCAGATGAAACAAAAGACGAGTGTACGCAGGAATCATCATTAATTGCGATGGATAATGAAAACAAGTATCTATGCGCGAGATCCAAACAAAAAGATGACAAGGAAAAGTCGCACTACTTACATAATCTTGAGGACTTCCTGGATGCCACAATGATAGAGAACAACTCCCAGACTTTAACATTTAATGATGACGAGAAAGCATGCCAAAAAGATGAACTTACTCAAAATTCCAATGCAATTGAGAAGCGGTCCTCTGTGTCTCCGGTTAACGTTTCATCCAAGCAAAATAAGCGCTTACGAACAACCATCCTTCCGGAGCAATTGAACTTTTTGTATGAATGTTATCAATCCGAATCAAATCCAAGCAGAAAAATGCTTGAAGAGATATCTAAGAAAGTTAACTTAAAGAAACGCGTAGTTCAA gtCTGGTTTCAAAATTCACGGGCAAAAGACAAAAAATCGCGGAATCAGCGACATTATGCACACATATCTGACGATAATAGCTACGATGGCTCTAGCGGGAAGGAGGCTTATAGCGACCTAAGGTCCAACGGCATAACCGTGGATACGGACCTCGAAACAAATCTACAGGACTGTCAGCTGTGTCAAGTCACCCAAGTCAACATCCGAAAGCATGCTTTTAGTGTCGAGCACATTAGCAAAATGAAGAAATTGCTCGAACAAACCACCGAGCTCTATGCACAGAGCAATGGCAGTGGAAGCGAGGACAACGATTCTGACAGGGAAAAACGATTTTATAACTTATCAAAGGCATTTTTGTTCCAACACGTTGTGACAAACGCGACAAGCCACTCTATTCACACAGCTAGACAAGATTCTGATGCTATTGCCGAAGGGAACTGTATGCTTAACTATGACACTAATGGTGGCGATTCCAAGAGTCATGTCCAGCATAATTTACCTAACGAAGTCGTTTCTGAAGATACGCGAAAAATCGCTGGTAATCAGGAACTTATGCAGCAGCTTTTTAACCGAAACCATATCACCGGTAAGAGTTTCGGAAAGATACAAAAATCATCTATTTGA